From a region of the Mycolicibacterium sp. MU0050 genome:
- a CDS encoding VOC family protein, which translates to MSVSHIGLRVRDLEKSQAFYEALGFVEANRLTVPDKVAGGLLGLAAPIGFEAIYLRKDDFVLQLLTFTGYPAPEEAQRNMVNGGLTHLSLAVDDVAATMAAARAAGATVVAEPPGGYACMIRDPEGQLIELIHASVRPVPRQAT; encoded by the coding sequence ATGAGTGTGAGCCACATCGGACTTCGGGTCCGCGACCTCGAGAAGTCCCAGGCCTTCTACGAAGCCCTGGGCTTCGTCGAAGCCAACCGGCTGACCGTGCCGGACAAGGTGGCCGGCGGCCTGCTCGGGTTGGCGGCACCGATCGGCTTCGAGGCGATCTATCTGCGCAAGGACGACTTCGTTCTGCAGCTTCTGACCTTCACCGGCTATCCGGCACCCGAGGAGGCCCAGCGGAACATGGTCAACGGCGGCCTGACCCATCTGTCGCTCGCGGTGGACGACGTTGCCGCGACGATGGCGGCCGCGCGGGCCGCCGGCGCAACAGTGGTCGCCGAACCGCCCGGCGGCTACGCGTGCATGATCCGCGACCCCGAGGGCCAGCTGATCGAGCTCATCCACGCCAGCGTCCGCCCCGTTCCCCGGCAAGCCACCTGA
- a CDS encoding nuclear transport factor 2 family protein — MSNDDELKQLRERVQYLEDRAAILDCVMNQARGHDRHDAELMASVYFEDGIDEHGPTVKTGPEYGAWANSVHEMVFEDHLHNITSHTCEINGDEAHAESYVMGAMRAKGGKVVSLMGGRYLDRLERRDGVWKIALRRCTIEWMMNGDSSMLASGAVKGFIKGTWDRTDPSYTRPLQFDSEPVSRW; from the coding sequence ATGAGCAACGACGATGAACTCAAGCAGCTGCGCGAGCGGGTGCAGTACCTCGAGGACCGCGCGGCGATTCTCGACTGCGTGATGAACCAAGCGCGTGGTCACGACCGTCACGACGCGGAACTGATGGCCAGCGTGTACTTCGAGGACGGGATCGACGAGCACGGCCCCACCGTCAAGACCGGTCCGGAGTACGGCGCCTGGGCCAACAGCGTGCACGAGATGGTGTTCGAGGATCACCTGCACAACATCACCTCGCACACCTGCGAGATCAACGGGGACGAGGCGCACGCCGAGAGCTATGTCATGGGCGCCATGCGGGCCAAGGGCGGCAAGGTTGTCTCGCTGATGGGCGGGCGCTACCTGGACCGGCTGGAACGCCGCGACGGGGTGTGGAAGATCGCGCTGCGCCGGTGCACCATCGAGTGGATGATGAACGGCGACTCCTCGATGCTGGCCTCCGGCGCGGTCAAGGGCTTCATCAAGGGCACCTGGGACCGCACCGATCCCTCCTACACCCGGCCGCTCCAGTTCGACAGCGAGCCGGTCAGCCGTTGGTGA